A stretch of DNA from Blastopirellula marina:
TTCCTGCGAGCTGCATTTGAGAATCAATGAGGAAGTTACCACGCACGGCAACCTTTTCTCCCGGTTCTATTCCCTCGTGAATAACAACTTGATCTCCACTTTGATGTCCTGCAACAACGCGTCGAAGCTCAAAGCGGCCGGGCTCGGCTTCTACGTAAGCGACACTGTTCTTCCCTGTCATTAAAACGGCACTTCTTGGAATGGAGACGACCTGGCTTTCTCCTTGTGGTACGTCGGTGAATCCGTAATGAGAAGCAGGCACTAATTCCATTCCACTTAGTGGACATGTCCCGGGCTGATCGAAGATCTCGTTGGGATAACGCGGACTCATCCAACGACTAGCCAATTCAGGATCGTAAAGGCGTTTTTCAGCGCCGGGAGCAATTGCGATCTGCAGGTAGGCTGTTGCCAGATCGCCAATTTTCAGTAAACCCTCTTGGTTTGGCAGTGCTACCCGTACACCTATCGTCCGGGTTCGTTCGTCAACGTTCGGATCAACAAACGCGACTCTACCAGAAAACTTTTTGCCGGGTAGCGATTGAACTTCCGCTTCAACCTTCTGCCCATAGCAGATATTGGCCGCGTCTTCAGGAAAGAGCTCAAGCATGAGCCACACTTTGGAGAGATCGGCCAATTGATAGATTCGATCACTCGCTTTGACGTACTGCCCTTCAACGGCTAGCTTTTGAATCACCGTGCCGCTCATTGGCGAATAAAGATGCAAGCGACTATCTGCTTTACCTCTCGCTTCTAATTCGTCGATTTGGGCATCAGTCATGCCGAGTTCGATCAGCTGTTGTCTGGCATTCTCGTAAAGATTGCGATTCGCACTAACAATACTCTCTAAGGTTTGAGGAGACGCCTGTGCAACCGATCGCTTGGCCAACAGAAACTCAACTTGTGCAGAATATAATTCCGGTGAATATACGAGCGCCAGCGGTTCCCCCTTCTTCACGACGACGCCTGTAAAATCGGCGTAAAGGCGATCGAGACGCCCGGCGACGTACGCAGAAATGGTCTTGAGCGAAGCTTCGTCGTATTGAAGTTGTCCCACCGCTCGAATGGTTCGCGACGCCGTCTGAAACGAAGCCTCTGCTGTTTGAATATTCGCAATTCTTCGAGCCGCCGGGGCGATCTCGACGGACTGCGAATCTCCTTTGGAACCGCCAGAGGATGCCACGACCAATTCCATCGCGCAAACAGGACAACGCCCTGGCTGCGACTGTGGCGGAGTACACATCATAGGACAGATGTACTCAGCGGTCGCACCTGAAGAGGCCGATGCCGTACCACTTCCTGACGCGCCACTTGAGATAAGACCGAGTCGCTGCATTAGTCCAAGACCGGCAAACAACATCGTTCCACATATCAGGAAGATGACGGGTTTAATAACGAGTCCAACTAACCAACGGCGAT
This window harbors:
- a CDS encoding efflux RND transporter periplasmic adaptor subunit, yielding MSDIPKPNESATEAKQEARHTLDRRWLVGLVIKPVIFLICGTMLFAGLGLMQRLGLISSGASGSGTASASSGATAEYICPMMCTPPQSQPGRCPVCAMELVVASSGGSKGDSQSVEIAPAARRIANIQTAEASFQTASRTIRAVGQLQYDEASLKTISAYVAGRLDRLYADFTGVVVKKGEPLALVYSPELYSAQVEFLLAKRSVAQASPQTLESIVSANRNLYENARQQLIELGMTDAQIDELEARGKADSRLHLYSPMSGTVIQKLAVEGQYVKASDRIYQLADLSKVWLMLELFPEDAANICYGQKVEAEVQSLPGKKFSGRVAFVDPNVDERTRTIGVRVALPNQEGLLKIGDLATAYLQIAIAPGAEKRLYDPELASRWMSPRYPNEIFDQPGTCPLSGMELVPASHYGFTDVPQGESQVVSIPRSAVLMTGKNSVAYVEAEPGRFELRRVVAGHQSGDQVVIHEGIEPGEKVAVRGNFLIDSQMQLAGNPSLINPDKYLPSTESGPSAEVLAALSELSPEDQSLATSQQICPVTEMPLGSMGTPPKAEVNGRKIFLCCEGCRGSLMEEPEKYLSVLDNLDQESESFSSPGLPPIGPIQELSIVPDLPPNAIAVPVSSENESSTPSMAVPMIRQPMEVVR